A window from Vigna angularis cultivar LongXiaoDou No.4 chromosome 7, ASM1680809v1, whole genome shotgun sequence encodes these proteins:
- the LOC108336270 gene encoding serine carboxypeptidase-like 42 isoform X2 has protein sequence MSWNKASNLIFVESPAGVGWSYSNTTSDYNTGDLSTANDMYLFMLKWYEKFPSYRTRELFLTGESYAGHYVPQLTNVLLDHNAGSTGFKFNIKGVAIGNPLLRLDRDAPATYEYFWSHGMISDEIGLAIMNDCNFDDYSYESPHNVSNSCNNAIYEANLIVGNYINNYDVILDVCYPSIAEQELRLKKMATKISVGVDVCLSLERRFYFNLPEVQKALHANRTKLPYRWSMCSNVVNYSDTDGNINILPILKRIVQNHIPVWVFSGDQDSVVPLLGSRTLMRELANELHFKITVPYGAWFHKGQVGGWVTEYGNLLTFATVRGAAHMVPYSQPSRALHLFSSFVRGRRLPNTTHSSVDD, from the exons ATGTCTTGGAATAAAG CATCCAATCTCATTTTTGTGGAGTCTCCTGCTGGAGTTGGTTGGTCATACTCAAATACAACTTCAGATTACAATACTGGAGATCTCTCCACTG CCAATGATATGTACTTGTTCATGTTGAAATGGTACGAGAAGTTTCCATCATACAGAACAAGGGAGCTGTTCCTTACTGGAGAAAGCTATGCAG GACACTATGTACCTCAATTAACTAATGTTCTCTTGGACCATAATGCTGGTTCAACTGGTTTCAAATTCAACATCAAAGGAGTTGCT ATTGGAAACCCACTTTTGAGACTTGATCGGGATGCACCAGCAACATATGAATACTTCTGGTCACATGGAATGATTTCTGATGAAATTGGCCTTGCCATTATGAATGATTGTAATTTTGATGACTATTCCTATGAAAGTCCTCACAACGTTTCTAATTCATGCAACAATGCCATATATGAAGCAAATCTTATTGTTGGCAACTACATAAACAACTATGATGTGATTCTAGATGTTTGTTATCCATCCATAGCGGAACAAGAACTGAGATTGAAAAAGATG GCAACAAAAATAAGTGTAGGTGTGGATGTGTGTTTGAGTCTAGAAAGACGGTTTTATTTCAATCTCCCAGAGGTTCAGAAGGCTCTTCATGCAAACCGTACAAAGCTTCCTTATAGGTGGTCCATGTGCAGTAA TGTTGTAAACTACAGTGACACTGATGGTAACATCAACATCCTTCCAATTCTCAAAAGAATAGTCCAAAACCATATCCCAGTATGGGTTTTCAG TGGAGACCAAGATTCTGTTGTGCCATTATTGGGATCTCGAACACTAATGCGTGAACTAGCTAATGAATTGCATTTCAAGATTACAGTCCCATATGGGGCCTGGTTCCACAAAGGGCAG GTTGGAGGTTGGGTGACTGAGTATGGAAATTTGTTAACTTTTGCAACTGTAAGGGGTGCTGCTCACATGGTACCTTATTCTCAACCTTCAAGAGCACTGCATCTGTTCAGTTCATTTGTGCGTGGTAGGAGGTTACCCAACACAACACATTCTTCCGTTGATGATTGA
- the LOC108336270 gene encoding serine carboxypeptidase-like 42 isoform X1: MGYMGRCWLVGVIIVVWCAILLGTAGVKGYPTEDLVVRLPGQPNVGFKQFAGYVDVDVKHGRSLFYYFVEADQDPDKKPLTLWLNGGPGCSSVGGGAFTELGPFYPNGDGLGLRRNSMSWNKASNLIFVESPAGVGWSYSNTTSDYNTGDLSTANDMYLFMLKWYEKFPSYRTRELFLTGESYAGHYVPQLTNVLLDHNAGSTGFKFNIKGVAIGNPLLRLDRDAPATYEYFWSHGMISDEIGLAIMNDCNFDDYSYESPHNVSNSCNNAIYEANLIVGNYINNYDVILDVCYPSIAEQELRLKKMATKISVGVDVCLSLERRFYFNLPEVQKALHANRTKLPYRWSMCSNVVNYSDTDGNINILPILKRIVQNHIPVWVFSGDQDSVVPLLGSRTLMRELANELHFKITVPYGAWFHKGQVGGWVTEYGNLLTFATVRGAAHMVPYSQPSRALHLFSSFVRGRRLPNTTHSSVDD; the protein is encoded by the exons ATGGGTTACATGGGTAGGTGTTGGTTGGTTGGGGTCATAATTGTGGTGTGGTGTGCCATCTTGCTGGGCACTGCTGGAGTGAAAGGGTATCCAACTGAGGATTTGGTGGTGAGATTGCCTGGACAACCTAATGTTGGGTTTAAGCAATTTGCTGggtatgttgatgttgatgtcAAACATGGAAGGAGCCTCTTCTACTATTTTGTGGAGGCTGATCAAGACCCTGACAAGAAGCCTCTCACACTTTGGCTCAATGGAG GCCCTGGATGTTCTTCCGTTGGAGGAGGTGCTTTTACTGAATTGGGACCCTTTTATCCTAATGGTGATGGACTTGGTCTCCGAAGAAATTCCATGTCTTGGAATAAAG CATCCAATCTCATTTTTGTGGAGTCTCCTGCTGGAGTTGGTTGGTCATACTCAAATACAACTTCAGATTACAATACTGGAGATCTCTCCACTG CCAATGATATGTACTTGTTCATGTTGAAATGGTACGAGAAGTTTCCATCATACAGAACAAGGGAGCTGTTCCTTACTGGAGAAAGCTATGCAG GACACTATGTACCTCAATTAACTAATGTTCTCTTGGACCATAATGCTGGTTCAACTGGTTTCAAATTCAACATCAAAGGAGTTGCT ATTGGAAACCCACTTTTGAGACTTGATCGGGATGCACCAGCAACATATGAATACTTCTGGTCACATGGAATGATTTCTGATGAAATTGGCCTTGCCATTATGAATGATTGTAATTTTGATGACTATTCCTATGAAAGTCCTCACAACGTTTCTAATTCATGCAACAATGCCATATATGAAGCAAATCTTATTGTTGGCAACTACATAAACAACTATGATGTGATTCTAGATGTTTGTTATCCATCCATAGCGGAACAAGAACTGAGATTGAAAAAGATG GCAACAAAAATAAGTGTAGGTGTGGATGTGTGTTTGAGTCTAGAAAGACGGTTTTATTTCAATCTCCCAGAGGTTCAGAAGGCTCTTCATGCAAACCGTACAAAGCTTCCTTATAGGTGGTCCATGTGCAGTAA TGTTGTAAACTACAGTGACACTGATGGTAACATCAACATCCTTCCAATTCTCAAAAGAATAGTCCAAAACCATATCCCAGTATGGGTTTTCAG TGGAGACCAAGATTCTGTTGTGCCATTATTGGGATCTCGAACACTAATGCGTGAACTAGCTAATGAATTGCATTTCAAGATTACAGTCCCATATGGGGCCTGGTTCCACAAAGGGCAG GTTGGAGGTTGGGTGACTGAGTATGGAAATTTGTTAACTTTTGCAACTGTAAGGGGTGCTGCTCACATGGTACCTTATTCTCAACCTTCAAGAGCACTGCATCTGTTCAGTTCATTTGTGCGTGGTAGGAGGTTACCCAACACAACACATTCTTCCGTTGATGATTGA